The following proteins come from a genomic window of Paucimonas lemoignei:
- a CDS encoding wlm domain-containing protein translates to MLAPLKYLQAYPPALQEQVRQLIAQNKLGDYLKQRYPERHAVQSDKALYAYALALKQEHLRNAPSIDKVLFDNRLDLTHRALGLHTTISRVQGGKLKAKKEIRVASLFKEAPPQFLEMIVVHELAHFKESDHNKAFYKLCEHMQPGYHQIEFDLRVYLTWRDMQ, encoded by the coding sequence ATGCTCGCGCCTCTTAAATACCTTCAGGCCTACCCGCCCGCTCTTCAGGAACAGGTGCGACAGCTCATCGCCCAGAACAAGCTCGGCGACTACCTCAAGCAGCGTTATCCCGAACGGCACGCCGTACAGAGCGACAAAGCGCTGTATGCCTATGCGTTGGCGCTCAAGCAGGAACACCTTCGCAACGCGCCCAGCATCGACAAGGTGCTGTTCGACAACCGGCTGGACTTGACCCATCGCGCACTGGGCCTGCACACGACCATTTCCCGGGTGCAGGGCGGCAAGCTCAAGGCCAAGAAGGAAATCCGCGTGGCCTCGCTCTTCAAGGAAGCGCCGCCGCAATTTCTGGAAATGATCGTTGTTCATGAGCTGGCGCACTTCAAGGAGTCGGACCACAACAAGGCGTTCTACAAGCTGTGCGAGCACATGCAGCCGGGGTATCACCAGATCGAGTTTGATCTGCGTGTTTATCTGACGTGGCGGGATATGCAATAG
- a CDS encoding amino acid ABC transporter substrate-binding protein — translation MDYSGLARLRDISMPCLLKAIGLLGLLLTAQVGAAEKLRLVADPWAPFTDASLLNNGLATDLVSTALERAGYASEYHQVPWARAMHGLGEGHYDVLINAWYNEERTRLGQFSAEYLVNRVRFLKRSRSSVEYRDLSQLYSRPIAVVRGYAYSPQFDNDDQLEKVPVSSFTMAVRMLAAGRVDLAVEDEFVARYYLTLEPKSIRENVAFLPKSLSENSLHILVSLKNPLHEQIVADFDREIAAMKADGSYQAIFKRHGL, via the coding sequence ATGGACTACTCGGGCCTCGCCCGTCTCAGGGACATAAGCATGCCGTGTTTGCTTAAAGCCATAGGTTTGCTGGGATTACTGCTGACGGCCCAGGTGGGAGCGGCAGAGAAATTACGTTTGGTGGCCGATCCCTGGGCGCCGTTTACCGACGCGTCATTACTCAATAACGGGCTGGCGACTGATCTGGTCAGCACTGCACTTGAGCGCGCCGGATATGCCTCTGAATACCATCAGGTGCCGTGGGCCAGGGCGATGCACGGGCTGGGCGAAGGCCATTACGATGTGCTGATCAATGCCTGGTACAACGAGGAGCGCACCAGGCTGGGCCAGTTTTCGGCCGAGTATTTGGTCAACCGTGTACGGTTTCTCAAGCGCAGCCGGTCCAGCGTCGAGTATCGCGACCTGAGCCAGTTGTATTCGCGGCCCATTGCGGTGGTGCGCGGCTACGCCTATTCGCCGCAGTTCGATAACGACGATCAGCTGGAAAAGGTCCCGGTCAGTAGCTTCACCATGGCGGTGCGCATGTTGGCGGCGGGGCGTGTGGACCTGGCAGTGGAAGACGAGTTCGTCGCCCGTTACTACCTGACGCTCGAGCCCAAGAGCATCCGGGAAAACGTGGCGTTCCTGCCCAAATCACTGAGCGAGAACAGCCTGCATATTCTGGTCAGCCTGAAGAACCCACTCCATGAACAAATCGTCGCCGACTTTGATCGGGAAATTGCCGCGATGAAAGCCGACGGCAGTTATCAGGCGATCTTCAAGCGGCATGGTCTGTAA
- a CDS encoding N-acetyltransferase GCN5, translated as MSINWICKHHTDLSKEQLYAILKLRAEVFVVEQQCVYLDVDGQDLLGDTCHLMAWQEDRLVAYLRLLDPIQQGGDVTIGRVVTAPSIRSRGIGHELMEQALENAERTWPDQPIYLSAQAHLQGYYARYGFEPVGEVYLEDEIPHIGMRRDLE; from the coding sequence ATGTCAATCAACTGGATCTGCAAACACCATACCGACCTGAGCAAGGAACAGCTCTACGCCATCCTGAAATTGCGTGCCGAAGTGTTCGTGGTTGAGCAGCAGTGCGTGTATCTGGACGTCGACGGCCAGGATCTGCTGGGCGACACCTGCCATTTGATGGCCTGGCAGGAAGACCGTCTGGTCGCCTACCTGCGCTTGCTAGACCCGATCCAGCAAGGGGGCGACGTCACCATTGGACGCGTCGTGACCGCGCCATCGATCCGCAGCCGTGGCATTGGTCATGAGCTGATGGAGCAGGCATTGGAAAACGCCGAAAGGACCTGGCCCGACCAGCCGATCTATCTCTCGGCACAGGCGCACTTGCAGGGTTACTACGCGCGCTATGGTTTCGAGCCTGTGGGCGAGGTGTATCTGGAAGACGAAATCCCCCACATCGGCATGCGCCGCGACCTCGAATAA
- the cph2_1 gene encoding PAS:GGDEF, protein MECVQTKPSDGRSVLLVVDDYPENLVTMCAVLQRQDWCIVTASSGVEALTVLLEREVDLVLLDVQMPGMDGFEVARLMRGSQRTRLTPIIFLTANEQSQDAVHRGYASGAIDYLFKPFDPHVLKPKVQALLEQQQNRRTLQKLSLELEAARAFNASVLDNIDEGILVVSEAGLINFANPAICRLLGASVETLVGTRVIDYLAEPHVVEWTQSGFHRHYRSAEIYRLHDAVLRTREGCELPVALSCAPLPLEQKAMVFSILDMSVVRDLYQQLEHQAVTDALTGLLNRRGFYQAVEGMLLRNENAGKYLVVLYLDLDGFKRVNDSLGHDAGDQVLLWVAEQLKDCMRPYDVLARMGGDEFTVVIEGLDFPEHAAKVAEKLIERVSVRRQVDGVDVTLGASIGIATYPDCGSNLDGLLRAADIAMYEAKRAGRQQYRFYDQDMNGRARSRLMLENSVRTAIDGQDFSMVYQPQVSIADGRLRGFEALLRWQHPSAGDVPPGLFIPLLEETRLINKLGSWIFEQGAEQRSRWDEVFGAGLVLSVSVSSTQFSMPNLASEIRRAMQRFNLKPGQLEVEITEASLVHNLVHSRNQIRHLHDIGVSVALDDFGVGECSLTHLRNLDIDTLKIDRHFIAGMLTSPRDTAVARSIIDLCLNLNVLVIAEGVETVEQYQWLADNGCQLIQGFLVARPMVAEDALAFPSSFDWQAIKSV, encoded by the coding sequence ATGGAATGCGTGCAAACCAAGCCAAGTGATGGCCGTTCAGTTTTATTGGTTGTGGATGACTACCCGGAAAATCTGGTGACCATGTGTGCGGTTCTGCAACGCCAGGATTGGTGCATCGTTACTGCCAGCTCAGGTGTCGAGGCGCTGACGGTGTTGCTGGAGCGGGAAGTGGATCTGGTGCTGCTCGATGTGCAAATGCCCGGCATGGATGGTTTTGAAGTCGCCCGTCTGATGCGTGGGAGCCAGCGCACCCGGCTGACGCCGATCATTTTCCTGACCGCCAACGAACAGTCCCAGGATGCCGTGCACCGTGGCTATGCCAGTGGCGCGATCGATTACCTGTTCAAACCGTTCGATCCCCACGTACTGAAGCCCAAAGTCCAGGCGCTGCTGGAGCAGCAACAGAATCGCCGCACCCTGCAGAAATTGTCGCTGGAGCTGGAAGCGGCCAGGGCTTTCAACGCGTCCGTGCTGGACAACATTGATGAAGGCATTCTGGTTGTCAGCGAAGCGGGCCTGATCAACTTTGCGAACCCGGCTATCTGCCGCCTGTTGGGCGCCAGCGTCGAGACGCTGGTCGGAACCCGCGTCATTGATTACCTGGCCGAGCCGCACGTGGTCGAGTGGACGCAATCGGGTTTTCACCGACATTACCGCAGCGCCGAAATCTACCGCCTGCACGATGCCGTTCTGCGCACCCGCGAAGGGTGCGAGCTACCGGTGGCGTTATCCTGCGCGCCGTTGCCGCTGGAGCAGAAGGCGATGGTGTTCAGCATCCTGGACATGTCGGTGGTGCGTGACCTTTATCAGCAGCTGGAACATCAGGCGGTAACCGACGCCCTGACCGGGTTGCTGAATCGGCGGGGGTTTTACCAGGCCGTCGAAGGCATGTTGTTGCGCAACGAAAATGCGGGCAAGTATCTGGTGGTGCTGTACCTGGACCTTGACGGCTTCAAGCGGGTCAATGATTCCCTCGGGCACGACGCCGGGGATCAGGTTCTGCTCTGGGTCGCCGAGCAGCTCAAGGACTGCATGCGCCCCTATGATGTGCTGGCGCGCATGGGCGGCGACGAATTTACCGTGGTCATCGAAGGTCTGGACTTCCCCGAGCATGCCGCCAAGGTGGCTGAAAAGCTGATCGAGCGAGTGTCGGTGCGCCGCCAGGTGGACGGCGTGGATGTCACCCTCGGCGCCAGCATCGGGATTGCGACTTACCCCGATTGCGGATCGAACCTGGATGGTCTGCTGCGCGCGGCGGACATCGCCATGTATGAGGCTAAACGGGCAGGGCGCCAGCAATACCGTTTTTACGACCAGGACATGAACGGTCGCGCCCGCTCACGGCTGATGCTGGAGAACAGCGTGCGGACCGCCATCGATGGGCAAGATTTTTCCATGGTCTATCAGCCGCAGGTGTCTATCGCCGACGGCCGTTTGCGTGGCTTCGAAGCGTTATTGCGCTGGCAGCACCCAAGCGCAGGCGATGTGCCGCCGGGGTTGTTCATTCCTTTGCTTGAGGAAACCCGGCTGATCAACAAGCTGGGCAGTTGGATTTTCGAGCAGGGCGCGGAGCAGCGCAGCCGCTGGGATGAGGTCTTCGGCGCGGGCCTGGTGCTGAGCGTCAGCGTTAGCTCCACTCAGTTCAGCATGCCCAACCTGGCTTCGGAAATACGCCGCGCCATGCAGCGTTTCAACCTCAAGCCAGGGCAATTGGAGGTCGAGATCACCGAGGCTTCGCTGGTGCATAACCTGGTTCACAGCCGCAACCAGATCCGGCATTTGCATGACATTGGCGTGAGTGTCGCGCTGGACGATTTTGGCGTGGGCGAATGCTCGCTCACGCACCTGCGAAACCTGGATATCGACACCCTGAAGATCGACCGGCATTTCATCGCCGGTATGCTCACCTCGCCTCGGGACACGGCGGTGGCGCGCAGCATCATTGATCTGTGCCTGAACCTGAATGTGTTGGTGATTGCCGAAGGTGTTGAGACCGTTGAGCAGTATCAATGGCTGGCCGATAACGGTTGCCAGTTGATTCAAGGGTTTCTGGTTGCCAGGCCCATGGTTGCCGAAGATGCGCTGGCGTTCCCGTCGTCATTTGACTGGCAGGCCATCAAGTCCGTTTGA
- the dbpA gene encoding ATP-dependent RNA helicase DbpA codes for MTNTAFNTLPLSAAMLGNLESLGYAEMTPIQAQSLPVILKGMDLIAQAKTGSGKTAAFGIGLLNPINPRYFGCQALVLCPTRELADQVAKEIRRLARSEDNIKVLTLTGGVPFGPQIGSLEHGAHIIVGTPGRIQQHLRKGSLVLDGLNTLILDEADRMLDMGFYDAIADIIEQTPKKRQTLLFSATYPVGIKQLSSKFMRDPQTVKVEALHADSQIEQIFYEISPEDRLDAVVKVLGHFRPQSCVAFCFTKQQCQEVVDHLTAKGISAVGLHGDLEQRDRDQVLAMFANRSTSVLVATDVAARGLDIDALDMVINVELARDSEMHIHRVGRTGRAGEKGIAVSLVAPSESQRARAIEEIQKASLRWEQLDGLKNAGGSQLIPTMSTLCIGSGRKDKLRPGDILGALTGEAGIPGAQVGKIAIFDFQAYVAVERGVAKQALERLNNGKIKGKSLRVRIL; via the coding sequence GTGACTAACACCGCTTTCAATACTTTGCCCCTGTCTGCCGCCATGCTGGGTAACCTGGAGTCCCTTGGTTATGCCGAGATGACGCCGATTCAGGCGCAGAGCCTGCCGGTGATTCTCAAGGGCATGGACCTCATCGCCCAGGCCAAGACCGGCAGCGGCAAGACCGCAGCCTTCGGCATCGGCCTGCTGAACCCGATCAATCCGCGCTATTTCGGCTGCCAGGCACTTGTGCTGTGCCCGACCCGCGAACTGGCTGACCAGGTGGCGAAAGAAATCCGCCGTTTGGCCCGTTCGGAAGACAACATCAAGGTTCTGACCCTGACCGGCGGCGTACCATTCGGCCCGCAGATCGGTTCGCTGGAGCACGGCGCCCACATCATCGTCGGCACGCCGGGGCGCATTCAGCAGCATTTGCGCAAAGGTTCGCTGGTGCTTGATGGCCTGAACACGCTGATTCTCGACGAAGCCGACCGCATGCTGGACATGGGCTTCTACGACGCCATCGCCGACATCATCGAGCAAACCCCGAAAAAGCGTCAGACCCTGCTGTTCTCCGCCACGTACCCGGTGGGCATCAAGCAGCTGTCGTCCAAGTTCATGCGCGACCCGCAGACCGTCAAGGTCGAAGCGCTGCACGCTGACAGCCAGATCGAGCAGATTTTCTATGAAATCTCCCCGGAAGATCGCCTCGATGCGGTGGTCAAAGTCCTCGGTCATTTCCGCCCGCAGTCCTGCGTTGCGTTCTGCTTCACCAAACAGCAGTGCCAGGAAGTGGTGGATCACCTGACCGCCAAGGGCATTTCCGCCGTCGGCCTGCATGGCGATCTGGAACAGCGTGATCGCGATCAGGTTCTGGCCATGTTCGCCAACCGCAGCACTTCAGTACTGGTTGCCACTGACGTTGCAGCCCGTGGTCTGGACATCGATGCGCTGGACATGGTGATCAACGTCGAGCTGGCCCGTGATTCCGAGATGCACATTCACCGTGTCGGCCGTACCGGTCGTGCGGGCGAAAAAGGCATCGCGGTCAGCCTTGTCGCGCCGTCCGAGAGCCAGCGTGCTCGCGCCATCGAAGAAATCCAGAAAGCCTCCCTGCGCTGGGAACAGCTGGACGGCCTGAAAAACGCAGGTGGTTCGCAGCTGATCCCGACCATGAGCACCCTGTGCATCGGTTCGGGCCGCAAAGACAAACTGCGCCCGGGCGACATCCTCGGCGCGCTGACCGGCGAAGCAGGCATCCCTGGCGCTCAGGTCGGCAAGATCGCGATCTTTGACTTCCAAGCCTATGTCGCTGTTGAACGCGGCGTTGCCAAACAGGCGCTTGAGCGCTTGAACAACGGCAAGATCAAAGGCAAGTCGCTGCGCGTTCGCATTTTGTAA
- the putP gene encoding Na+/solute symporter: MTVSNPTLITFVIYIAAMVLIGLMAYRSTNNLSDYILGGRSLGSVVTALSAGASDMSGWLLMGLPGAIYMSGLSESWIAIGLIVGAYLNWLFVAGRLRVQTEHNGDALTLPDYFTSRFEDKSGLLRVISAVVILVFFTIYCASGIVAGARLFESTFGMSYETALWAGAAATIAYTFVGGFLAVSWTDTVQATLMIFALILTPIIVLLATGGVDATFLAIEAKDPANFDMFRNTSIIGIISLLGWGLGYFGQPHILARFMAADSVKSIASARRISMTWMILCLGGTVAAGFFGIAYFSAHPEVAGPVTENHERVFIELAKLLFNPWVTGVLLSAILAAVMSTLSCQLLVCSSALTEDFYKAFLRKNASQKELVWVGRAMVLLIAIISILLAANPENRVLGLVSYAWAGFGAAFGPVVLISVLWKGMTRNGALAGVLVGAITVIVWKQLGIWGLYEIIPGFLFASIAIVVFSLLGKGPSAGMQSRFDLAEQEFKAATR; this comes from the coding sequence ATGACTGTCAGCAACCCAACCCTGATCACGTTTGTGATCTATATCGCAGCAATGGTTCTGATTGGCCTGATGGCCTATCGCTCGACCAACAACCTTTCCGATTACATCCTTGGCGGACGCAGTCTGGGCAGCGTGGTAACAGCGTTGTCGGCAGGTGCTTCCGACATGAGCGGCTGGCTGCTGATGGGCTTGCCGGGCGCGATCTACATGTCCGGGCTTTCCGAGAGCTGGATCGCCATCGGCCTGATCGTCGGTGCTTACCTGAACTGGCTCTTCGTCGCTGGCCGTCTGCGTGTGCAGACCGAGCACAACGGCGATGCCTTGACCCTACCGGATTACTTCACCAGCCGTTTCGAAGATAAAAGCGGGCTGCTGCGGGTGATTTCCGCGGTGGTCATTCTGGTGTTCTTCACTATCTATTGCGCGTCGGGCATCGTGGCCGGTGCACGTCTGTTTGAAAGCACGTTCGGCATGTCTTACGAGACCGCACTGTGGGCGGGCGCCGCTGCCACCATCGCTTACACCTTCGTGGGTGGCTTCCTGGCTGTCAGCTGGACTGACACGGTCCAGGCGACGCTGATGATCTTCGCCCTGATCCTGACGCCGATTATCGTGCTGCTGGCCACCGGTGGCGTTGATGCGACGTTCCTGGCCATTGAAGCCAAGGATCCTGCCAACTTCGACATGTTCCGAAACACCAGCATCATCGGCATCATTTCGCTGTTGGGCTGGGGTCTGGGCTACTTCGGTCAACCGCACATTCTGGCGCGCTTCATGGCTGCCGACTCGGTGAAGTCCATCGCCAGTGCTCGCCGCATTTCCATGACCTGGATGATCCTGTGCCTGGGCGGTACCGTCGCGGCCGGTTTCTTCGGTATTGCCTACTTCTCGGCACATCCTGAGGTGGCCGGTCCCGTAACCGAAAACCATGAGCGGGTATTCATTGAACTGGCCAAGCTGTTGTTCAACCCTTGGGTCACCGGTGTGTTGCTGTCGGCCATCCTGGCTGCGGTGATGAGTACCTTGAGCTGCCAACTGCTGGTGTGCTCCAGCGCCCTGACTGAAGACTTCTACAAAGCGTTCCTGCGCAAGAATGCCTCGCAGAAAGAACTGGTCTGGGTCGGCCGCGCCATGGTGCTGCTGATCGCGATCATCTCGATCCTGCTGGCAGCCAACCCGGAAAACCGCGTGCTGGGTCTGGTGAGCTACGCCTGGGCAGGCTTCGGTGCTGCGTTCGGCCCTGTGGTGCTGATTTCGGTACTGTGGAAAGGCATGACTCGCAACGGCGCGCTGGCCGGTGTACTGGTGGGCGCAATCACCGTGATCGTCTGGAAGCAACTGGGCATCTGGGGTCTGTACGAGATCATCCCTGGCTTCCTCTTTGCCAGCATTGCCATCGTGGTATTCAGCTTGTTGGGCAAAGGCCCGTCGGCGGGTATGCAGTCGCGGTTTGACCTGGCTGAGCAAGAGTTCAAGGCGGCAACGCGATAA
- the yccS gene encoding intergral membrane protein, YccS:integral membrane protein, YccS/YhfK yields MASKSLRHTFRRLWALDKFSYSVRVFIALTGSMALCWYQNEMALLIPLFLGIIACALAETDDSWQGRLNALAVTLVCFSVAALAVELLFPYPWIFAISLAVASFALTMLGALGERYSAIAYGTLILSVYTMIGVDQRGGEVLDFWHEPMLLVAGAAWYGLLSVLWQMLFSNQPVQQALARLFRELGQYLKLKSSLFEPIRQLDVEARRLELAQQNGRVVAALNATKEIILHRVGSGRPGSKVSRYLKLYFIAQDIHERASSSHYPYNSLAEAFFHSDVLFRCQRLLRQQGVACQALSESIQLRQPFIYNDSFAYAMEDLRASLEHLRIQSNPAWRGLLRSLRALANNLETLDRLLSDASNPDAVADATDSSLLDRSPRSFKDAWTRLRLQMTPTSLLFRHALRLPLALTVGYAMVHLIHPSQGYWIILTTVFVCQPSYGATRRKLGQRIIGTAIGLTVGWALFDLVTSPILQSMCAVLAGVVFFVNRTTRYTLSTAAITVMVLFCFNQVGDGYGLFLPRLFDTLLGSLIAGLAVFLFLPDWQGRRLNKVLANTLTCNSIYLRQIMQQYAKGKSDDLAYRLARRNAHNADAALSTTLANMLMEPGHFRKEADVGFRFLVLSHTLLSYLSGLGAHRETQLPTEVREHLIEGVGETLAASIDEIALSLAEKQPVAIHSDTEETLATELELMPDELDESQRLVQTQLALICRQLGPLRTLAAHLIKAPAPVTDHAA; encoded by the coding sequence ATGGCCTCGAAATCTCTTCGTCATACTTTCCGCCGTCTGTGGGCGCTGGATAAATTCAGTTACAGCGTCCGGGTCTTCATTGCCCTGACCGGCAGCATGGCGCTGTGCTGGTATCAGAATGAAATGGCCCTGCTGATCCCGCTGTTCCTGGGGATCATCGCCTGCGCCCTGGCCGAGACTGACGACAGCTGGCAAGGCCGCTTGAATGCCCTGGCCGTGACGCTGGTGTGTTTCAGCGTTGCAGCACTGGCCGTGGAGCTGCTGTTTCCCTATCCGTGGATTTTCGCTATTTCCCTGGCGGTCGCCAGTTTCGCGTTGACGATGCTCGGCGCGCTGGGCGAACGCTATAGCGCGATTGCCTACGGGACGCTGATTCTCTCGGTGTACACCATGATCGGCGTCGATCAGCGCGGCGGTGAGGTGCTGGACTTCTGGCATGAGCCGATGCTGCTGGTGGCGGGCGCGGCCTGGTACGGCCTGCTCTCGGTGCTGTGGCAGATGCTGTTTTCCAACCAGCCGGTGCAACAGGCGCTGGCGCGTTTGTTCCGCGAGTTGGGCCAGTACCTGAAGCTCAAATCCAGCCTGTTCGAGCCCATCCGCCAGCTGGACGTTGAAGCCCGGCGTCTGGAGCTGGCACAACAGAACGGCCGGGTGGTTGCTGCTCTGAACGCCACCAAGGAAATCATCCTGCACCGGGTCGGCAGCGGTCGCCCCGGCTCGAAAGTCAGCCGCTACCTGAAGCTGTACTTCATTGCCCAGGACATCCACGAGCGCGCCAGCTCGTCGCATTACCCCTACAACTCACTGGCCGAGGCGTTCTTCCACAGCGATGTGCTGTTCCGCTGCCAGCGCCTGCTGCGCCAGCAAGGGGTGGCGTGCCAGGCCTTGTCCGAGTCGATCCAGCTGCGCCAGCCGTTCATTTACAACGACAGTTTCGCCTACGCCATGGAAGATTTGCGCGCTTCACTGGAGCATTTGCGCATCCAGAGCAACCCGGCCTGGCGCGGGCTGCTGCGCTCGTTGCGCGCCCTGGCGAACAACCTGGAAACCCTTGATCGCCTGCTCAGCGACGCCAGCAACCCGGACGCCGTGGCCGATGCTACCGACAGCTCGTTGCTGGACCGCTCGCCGCGCAGTTTCAAGGATGCCTGGACCCGCCTGCGCCTGCAGATGACTCCGACCTCGCTGCTGTTTCGCCACGCCCTGCGCCTGCCGCTGGCCTTGACCGTCGGCTATGCGATGGTGCACCTGATTCACCCGTCGCAAGGCTACTGGATCATCCTGACCACGGTCTTCGTCTGCCAGCCGAGCTATGGCGCCACCCGGCGAAAACTCGGACAACGGATCATCGGCACTGCTATCGGCCTGACGGTGGGCTGGGCGCTGTTCGATCTGGTGACCAGCCCGATTCTGCAATCGATGTGCGCAGTGCTGGCCGGGGTGGTGTTCTTCGTCAATCGGACCACGCGCTACACCCTGTCGACAGCGGCCATCACGGTCATGGTGCTGTTCTGCTTCAACCAGGTGGGCGACGGCTATGGGCTGTTTCTGCCGCGCCTGTTCGATACCCTGCTGGGCAGCTTGATCGCGGGGCTGGCGGTGTTCCTGTTCCTGCCGGACTGGCAAGGCCGACGCCTGAACAAAGTGCTGGCCAACACCCTGACCTGCAACAGCATCTATCTGCGCCAGATCATGCAGCAATACGCCAAGGGCAAGAGCGACGACCTGGCTTATCGTCTGGCCCGGCGCAACGCGCACAACGCCGACGCGGCACTGTCCACGACCCTGGCCAACATGCTCATGGAGCCCGGCCACTTTCGCAAAGAAGCGGACGTGGGCTTTCGCTTCCTGGTGCTGTCACACACCTTGCTCAGCTATTTATCCGGCCTTGGCGCACACCGGGAAACCCAGTTGCCGACAGAAGTGCGTGAGCATTTGATCGAGGGGGTGGGCGAGACGCTGGCGGCAAGTATTGATGAGATCGCGCTAAGCCTGGCTGAAAAACAACCCGTCGCGATTCACAGTGACACCGAAGAAACCCTGGCGACCGAACTTGAGCTGATGCCTGACGAGCTGGATGAGAGTCAGCGGCTGGTGCAGACACAACTGGCGTTGATCTGTCGTCAGCTGGGGCCTCTGAGAACCCTCGCGGCGCATTTGATCAAGGCACCCGCGCCCGTTACAGACCATGCCGCTTGA
- the alyA_1 gene encoding lyase, giving the protein MVDMASWNLSIPVGSPPKTIETSALVKGYDGKYFRSESGHIFFWSPVTGSRTANAKYPRSELRETWADGRLHNWMYPDADNFLNATLEVNQVPSSGKVVIGQIHAYDSTEPMLKVEYQYKEDSKSGNIVAKVRNRFDDKKSRVIQIAEGVPLNERFNYKIHLSPGGDLSVSSRGKNWSSPISATWRDKPLYFKAGVYVQDNKGYSSEGAKATFYKLDIDHNRT; this is encoded by the coding sequence ATGGTAGACATGGCATCGTGGAATCTCAGCATTCCTGTGGGTTCGCCCCCCAAAACCATCGAGACGTCAGCGCTGGTAAAAGGCTATGACGGCAAGTATTTTCGATCGGAATCCGGGCACATTTTTTTCTGGTCGCCGGTCACCGGCTCACGTACTGCCAATGCCAAATACCCCCGCAGTGAGCTGCGCGAAACCTGGGCCGATGGCAGGTTGCACAACTGGATGTATCCAGATGCGGACAACTTTCTGAACGCCACACTGGAAGTCAACCAAGTGCCCTCTTCCGGGAAGGTCGTGATCGGCCAGATCCACGCCTATGACAGCACCGAGCCGATGCTCAAGGTCGAGTACCAATACAAGGAAGACTCGAAGTCCGGGAACATCGTTGCCAAGGTTCGCAACCGCTTCGACGACAAAAAGAGTCGCGTTATCCAGATAGCGGAAGGCGTGCCGCTCAACGAGCGATTCAACTACAAGATCCACCTCAGCCCCGGCGGCGACCTCAGCGTCAGTTCCCGAGGGAAGAACTGGAGCAGCCCGATCAGCGCCACGTGGCGTGACAAGCCGTTGTACTTCAAGGCGGGTGTTTACGTTCAGGACAACAAGGGCTACAGCAGCGAAGGCGCCAAGGCGACCTTCTATAAGCTGGATATTGACCACAACAGGACTTGA
- a CDS encoding fumarate reductase succinate dehydrogenase flavo protein codes for MNPEEIALPVTDVVIIGAGAAGLMCALTAAGRGRKVMLIDHANKPGKKILMSGGGRCNFTNMYTEPSNFLSQNSHFCKSALARYTQWDFIGLVGKHGVPYHEKKLGQLFCDNKSSDILDMLLDECKQAGASLHMDTAVQQIEKTETGYTLATTLGSISCESLVIATGGLSIPTLGATGFGYQVGKQFGHTLLPTRAGLVPFTITDQLKALCTELSGTSVDCLVSCNDTSFRENILFTHRGLSGPAILQISSFWHPGDAVEINLLPDHDVASWLTEQQAERPNSELKTLLGEIFTKKMANLIAEQWFVSKPMKQYTHAELADIATKLGAWQVIPAGTEGYRTAEVTLGGIDTREVSSKTMESLKSPGLYFVGEVLDVSGHLGGFNFQWAWASGYAAAQFV; via the coding sequence ATGAACCCCGAGGAAATCGCTTTGCCCGTTACTGACGTTGTGATCATCGGCGCTGGCGCCGCAGGTTTGATGTGCGCGCTGACCGCCGCAGGTCGTGGGCGCAAGGTGATGTTGATCGATCACGCCAACAAGCCGGGCAAGAAGATCCTCATGTCCGGTGGCGGGCGCTGCAATTTCACCAACATGTACACCGAGCCGAGCAATTTCCTGTCGCAGAATTCGCACTTCTGCAAATCGGCTCTGGCGCGCTACACCCAGTGGGACTTCATCGGTCTGGTGGGCAAGCACGGCGTGCCCTATCACGAGAAAAAACTCGGCCAGCTGTTCTGCGATAACAAATCCAGCGACATCCTCGACATGCTCCTGGACGAATGCAAGCAGGCAGGTGCCAGCCTGCACATGGACACCGCCGTGCAGCAGATCGAGAAAACCGAAACCGGCTACACCCTGGCGACCACGCTGGGCAGCATCAGCTGCGAGTCGCTGGTCATTGCCACCGGTGGCCTGTCGATTCCGACACTGGGCGCAACCGGCTTCGGCTATCAGGTCGGCAAACAGTTCGGCCACACGCTGCTGCCGACCCGCGCCGGGCTCGTGCCGTTCACCATCACTGACCAGCTCAAAGCGTTGTGCACCGAGCTGTCGGGCACCTCGGTGGATTGTCTGGTCAGCTGCAATGACACGAGTTTCCGCGAGAACATTCTGTTCACCCATCGCGGCCTCAGTGGCCCGGCGATTTTGCAGATTTCTTCGTTCTGGCACCCGGGCGATGCCGTGGAAATCAACCTGCTGCCCGACCACGACGTCGCCAGCTGGCTCACCGAGCAGCAAGCCGAACGCCCGAACAGTGAACTGAAGACCCTGCTGGGGGAAATCTTCACCAAGAAGATGGCCAACCTGATTGCCGAACAGTGGTTCGTGTCCAAGCCGATGAAGCAATACACCCACGCCGAACTGGCCGACATCGCCACCAAGCTGGGCGCCTGGCAGGTGATACCGGCGGGCACCGAGGGCTATCGCACTGCTGAAGTAACCCTGGGCGGTATCGATACGCGGGAAGTGTCGTCCAAGACCATGGAGTCCCTGAAATCACCGGGGCTGTATTTTGTCGGCGAGGTGCTGGACGTCAGCGGTCATCTGGGCGGTTTCAACTTCCAGTGGGCCTGGGCCTCGGGGTATGCGGCTGCGCAGTTTGTTTGA